One region of Verrucomicrobiia bacterium genomic DNA includes:
- a CDS encoding ATP-binding protein gives MTTNKLAVPVIEALRKGLPPQRGTHLYAVGHEKLMEGIKRFHLTGIEDKGIIRFISGSWGAGKTHFFRLMRELSFDQGCLVSNVELNVNEAPLNRFERVFYGILRNIITPTFFREYGQPQAAPFGIVLQEALTFLATGQHALTETATHENYTKAAEKLMACEALDIDFRKIVKKYWETFLPDNPDPVIIKQTRDEILQWFSGEGTLGSYRKKYDINKMVSKENANVMMQSLSAFVKLAGYQGLVILFDEAEMSYSVMRKSALRDAHNNLLHLINNVEALTGLFLIYATTPDFYTDPKHGIVISGMLQTRIGKPEDKPPRALDVIWNLDAIEFNLAQYQEVGRKIRGIYASAYPGSEAQLPTDADTDLFVKQLFDLHPSLSQVRFWRVLTSGCVRHFDDAMEGEVKSAEQIHRDVMEILKES, from the coding sequence ATGACAACGAACAAACTCGCCGTTCCAGTGATTGAGGCCCTGAGAAAAGGTCTTCCTCCTCAGCGAGGCACGCATTTGTATGCTGTGGGCCACGAAAAATTGATGGAGGGCATCAAGCGGTTCCACCTGACCGGGATCGAGGACAAGGGGATTATCCGGTTCATCAGCGGCTCGTGGGGTGCCGGTAAAACGCATTTCTTCCGGCTCATGCGTGAACTCTCCTTCGACCAGGGCTGCCTTGTCTCCAACGTCGAGCTGAACGTGAACGAAGCGCCGCTGAACCGCTTCGAGAGAGTCTTCTATGGAATTCTTAGAAACATCATCACCCCGACGTTCTTCCGCGAATACGGCCAGCCACAAGCCGCGCCCTTTGGCATCGTGTTGCAGGAAGCCTTGACGTTCTTGGCGACCGGACAGCACGCGCTGACGGAAACAGCGACCCATGAGAACTATACCAAGGCGGCGGAAAAACTGATGGCGTGTGAGGCGCTCGATATTGATTTCCGCAAGATCGTGAAAAAATACTGGGAGACGTTCCTGCCAGACAATCCCGACCCCGTGATCATCAAGCAGACCAGGGACGAGATTTTGCAGTGGTTCAGCGGCGAAGGGACGTTGGGCAGCTACCGCAAGAAATACGACATTAACAAAATGGTCAGCAAGGAGAACGCTAATGTGATGATGCAGTCCCTGTCGGCCTTTGTGAAACTGGCTGGATATCAGGGGTTGGTCATCCTCTTTGACGAGGCGGAGATGTCTTACTCCGTGATGCGGAAAAGCGCCTTGCGCGACGCTCACAACAATCTGCTGCACCTGATCAACAATGTTGAGGCCCTGACCGGTCTGTTTCTCATCTACGCCACGACTCCTGATTTTTACACCGATCCCAAGCACGGGATCGTCATCAGCGGGATGCTCCAGACCCGCATCGGGAAACCCGAAGACAAGCCGCCACGCGCCTTGGATGTGATCTGGAATCTCGATGCCATTGAGTTCAACCTCGCGCAATACCAGGAGGTTGGCCGAAAGATTCGCGGGATATACGCCTCGGCGTATCCTGGAAGCGAAGCCCAGCTTCCAACTGATGCGGACACCGACCTGTTCGTAAAGCAGTTGTTTGACCTGCATCCGAGTTTGTCCCAAGTGCGCTTTTGGCGCGTGCTGACTTCGGGCTGCGTCCGGCACTTTGACGATGCGATGGAAGGCGAAGTGAAGTCCGCGGAGCAAATCCACAGGGATGTCATGGAGATACTCAAGGAGTCGTGA
- a CDS encoding ATP-binding protein has product MNQRDALRVVEELRKGIPPVGYVEHFTVGRQSDIDALQGHLDNGNTTVLLLRANWGSGKSHLLRLVRERALRMGYAVSYVQLDARSGVRFNRMDQIMGAILRQVELPIRGASIGVRGLMNFLCETIENARTSDDAEFWDELSSNGKWDFSEALKSEGLYVAIRAWMTGDTEAQETVVDWLQNPANYRTQRRRLYETLVSGLRGHFRDPRPDYQFYQDGVFIFFHDGYRQSWDALQDTHLLLRRAGLKGFILLFDEFEDVLTAPNMRIDHQEAAFWNLFRFFSGKKFEGMSFYAVTPGFVQKCKERLIERHRFDFDYSRFDHLPTFAMSPLSERELQELARRIIAAHALAYGYEAGPDTVAAVRQVVERAAQSPVQNRARHTIREVVAKLDSLMNFC; this is encoded by the coding sequence ATGAACCAGCGAGACGCACTCAGGGTGGTCGAGGAGTTGCGAAAGGGGATTCCGCCCGTTGGATATGTCGAACATTTCACCGTCGGGCGTCAGTCCGACATTGACGCTTTACAGGGGCATCTCGACAACGGGAACACGACCGTCTTGCTGCTGCGGGCGAACTGGGGGAGCGGGAAGTCACACCTGCTGCGTTTGGTCCGCGAGCGGGCGCTGCGGATGGGATACGCGGTAAGCTATGTGCAACTCGATGCGCGGTCGGGGGTGCGCTTCAATCGCATGGACCAGATCATGGGGGCCATCCTGCGCCAGGTGGAACTCCCGATTCGCGGCGCGTCAATAGGGGTTCGTGGGCTGATGAATTTCTTGTGCGAGACCATCGAGAATGCCCGCACCAGCGATGACGCGGAGTTCTGGGACGAGTTATCGAGCAACGGAAAATGGGACTTTTCCGAAGCTCTCAAATCCGAGGGGCTTTACGTGGCCATACGGGCTTGGATGACCGGGGACACGGAAGCCCAGGAGACCGTGGTGGACTGGCTGCAGAACCCGGCTAATTACCGGACACAACGGAGGCGGCTTTATGAGACGTTGGTTTCAGGCTTGCGTGGGCATTTCCGCGACCCACGCCCCGATTACCAATTTTATCAGGATGGGGTCTTCATCTTCTTCCACGACGGCTACCGTCAGAGCTGGGATGCCTTGCAGGACACGCATCTACTGCTCCGGAGAGCGGGTCTCAAGGGGTTCATTCTCTTGTTCGACGAGTTTGAGGACGTGCTTACGGCTCCGAACATGAGGATTGACCACCAGGAAGCCGCTTTCTGGAACCTGTTCCGATTCTTTTCCGGGAAGAAGTTTGAGGGCATGAGCTTTTATGCGGTCACGCCTGGCTTTGTCCAAAAATGTAAGGAGCGGCTTATTGAAAGGCACAGGTTCGATTTCGACTACAGTCGTTTCGACCACTTGCCAACCTTCGCCATGAGTCCGCTGTCCGAACGCGAACTCCAAGAACTGGCAAGGCGGATCATAGCCGCACATGCTCTAGCCTACGGGTATGAAGCGGGGCCAGACACTGTTGCGGCAGTTCGCCAGGTTGTTGAACGGGCGGCGCAGTCACCCGTCCAGAATCGCGCCCGTCACACGATTCGGGAGGTCGTCGCTAAACTGGATTCGTTGATGAATTTTTGCTGA